Proteins found in one Salvelinus alpinus chromosome 11, SLU_Salpinus.1, whole genome shotgun sequence genomic segment:
- the LOC139534012 gene encoding neuroepithelial cell-transforming gene 1 protein-like isoform X3 codes for MVAYDELGSLVPIKRTLQAIDCQNRGNKDSEEPSNKRVRPLGRVSSLANLISPVRNGAVRRFGQTIQSMSFRGDGNGGKTPGVPQKPCSKAAAPTPPKRRNSTLWSETLDVHQKGTFSTKEIKRQEAIFELTRGEQDLIEDLQLARKAYHDPMLKLSIMSEEELTHIFGDLDAYIPLHEDLLAQLARATGPDGTVGQIGQIVVSWLPGLNAYRDYCSNQVAAKALLDQKKQDRRVQDFLQRCLESPFSRKLDLWSFLDIPRSRLFKYPLLLKEILKHTAPEHPDTPHLELAITIIQGVLSDINMKKGESESQYYIDKLEYLDDRQRDPRIDQCKSLLCHGELRNKSGTKLHVFLFTELLVMTRSVTRNEHHCFQVYRQPIPVQDLVLEDLQDGDVKMGGSFRGAFSNSDKAKNIFRVRFHDPSRGQSHTLQVNDVFHKQQWLNCLRSAISVHQPADAAVTTPASSPAADAHSKRRSSKISIIHTEEADENCPLTPAGATSASSSLCGDETPSPTSTSPSSRSSSSSSSPLSSPSPKHKTKKDKRSLSALGKRKETMV; via the exons GAACCCAGCAACAAACGTGTCCGTCCTCTCGGCAGGGTGAGCTCGCTGGCTAACCTCATCTCCCCCGTGAGGAATGGGGCCGTCCGGCGCTTCGGCCAGACCATCCAGTCCATGTCCTTCCGGGGCGATGGCAATGGTGGCAAGACGCCGGGCGTGCCCCAGAAGCCATGCAGTAAGGCGGCGGCGCCCACGCCGCCCAAGAGACGCAACAGCACACTGTGGTCGGAGACATTAGACGTCCACCAGAAGGGCACCTTCTCCACCAAGGAGATCAAGAGACAGGAG GCCATATTTGAGTTGACTCGCGGAGAACAGGACCTGATTGAGGACCTCCAGCTCGCACGCAAG GCGTACCACGACCCCATGCTGAAGCTGAGTATCATGTCGGAAGAGGAGCTGACCCATATCTTCGGGGACCTGGATGCCTACATCCCCCTCCACGAGGACCTGCTGGCCCAGCTGGCCAGAGCCACCGGCCCCGACGGCACTGTGGGACAGATAGGACAAATCGTTGTTAGCTGG TTGCCAGGGCTGAATGCATACCGAGACTACTGCAGTAACCAGGTGGCGGCCAAGGCCCTGTTGGACCAGAAGAAACAGGACCGGAGGGTGCAGGACTTCCTGCAGCGCTGCCTGGAGTCTCCCTTCAGCAGGAAGCTGGACCTGTGGAGCTTCCTGGACATCCCCCGCTCCCGCCTGTTCAAATACCCCCTCCTGCTCAAAGAGATCCTCAAACACACGGCACCCGAGCACCCTGACACGCCCCACCTGGAGTTAGCG ATCACCATCATCCAGGGTGTGTTGTCTGACATCAACATGAAGAAGGGGGAGTCAGAGAGCCAGTACTACATAGACAAGCTGGAGTATCTGGACGACAGGCAAAGAGACCCGCGCATCGACCAGTGCAAGAGTCTGTTGTGTCACGGCGAGCTACGCAACAAGAGCGGAACA aagCTGCATGTGTTCCTGTTCACAGAGCTGTTGGTGATGACCCGGTCTGTGACGCGGAACGAGCACCACTGTTTCCAGGTGTACCGGCAGCCAATCCCGGTGCAGGACCTGGTGCTGGAGGACCTGCAGGATGGAGATGTCAAAATGGGTGGCTCCTTCAGAGGAGCATTCAGTAACTCCGACAAAG CCAAGAACATCTTCCGTGTGCGTTTCCATGACCCGTCTCGGGGCCAGTCCCACACGCTGCAGGTCAACGACGTCTTCCACAAGCAGCAGTGGCTCAACTGCCTGCGCAGCGCCATCTCCGTCCACCAGCCCGCCGACGCCGCCGTCACCACGCCCGCTTCCTCACCGGCAGCCGACGCCCACTCTAAGCGGCGCTCCTCCAAAATCTCCATCATCCACACGGAGGAGGCCGACGAGAACTGCCCTTTGACGCCCGCAGGTGCAACGTCCGCCTCCAGTTCGCTATGCGGGGACGAGACCCCCAGTCCCACCTCAACGTCTCCCTCCTCccgctcctcatcctcctcttcatcaccACTATCCTCCCCGTCACCCAAACACAAAACCAAAAAGGACAAGCGCTCCCTCAGTGCCTTAGGGAAGAGGAAGGAGACCATGGTGTAA